In one Pseudomonas sp. R84 genomic region, the following are encoded:
- a CDS encoding pilus assembly protein, producing the protein MSQSLSQTFLAITRNSTDLEWLQGALAPLGQVVSAGGGSLDELLALVDVTFANLVFVGLDREHVVAQSALIEGALEAKPMLAIVALGDGMDNQLVLNAMRAGARDFVAYGSRSSEVAGLVRRLSKRLPPVAPNTQLGGLTVMYGVQSSSDGALLANHMALVVQKSGQQTLLLDLGLPRGDSLALLGLESSFHFGDALRHLRRLDATLIDSAFTSAEAGLRILAYASNDEPLENTSAAELYMLLSALRQHFQHIVVNLTGQTDSEALRTFVSHCDKLLWYTDQNVLNCRRNLAVLNLWREKGMKLDHGRLLIDRYLSNVAPNSETLGKTFNLEVIATLALTPEVRLNAKNQGVSLFELAPREKLTQSLRALGERLAKRSEGLAKPKVTWFDRLRGTS; encoded by the coding sequence ATGAGCCAGAGCCTGAGCCAGACCTTTCTCGCCATCACCCGCAACAGCACCGATCTGGAGTGGCTGCAAGGCGCGCTCGCACCGTTGGGCCAAGTGGTCAGCGCCGGTGGCGGCAGCCTTGATGAACTGCTGGCGCTGGTGGACGTGACCTTTGCCAATCTGGTGTTCGTCGGCCTTGATCGCGAGCACGTGGTCGCCCAGAGCGCGTTGATCGAAGGCGCGCTGGAGGCCAAACCGATGCTGGCAATCGTGGCCCTTGGTGACGGCATGGACAATCAGTTGGTGCTCAACGCGATGCGCGCCGGCGCCCGGGATTTTGTCGCCTACGGTTCACGCTCCAGTGAAGTCGCCGGGCTGGTGCGGCGCTTGAGCAAACGCCTGCCGCCCGTGGCACCGAACACGCAACTGGGTGGCCTCACGGTGATGTATGGCGTGCAGAGCAGTTCCGACGGCGCACTGCTGGCCAATCACATGGCGTTGGTGGTGCAAAAAAGCGGTCAGCAAACCTTGTTGCTTGATCTCGGTTTGCCGCGCGGTGACAGCCTCGCCCTGCTCGGGCTTGAGAGTTCGTTTCACTTCGGCGATGCCTTGCGCCACTTGCGAAGGCTCGACGCCACGCTGATCGACAGCGCCTTCACCAGCGCCGAGGCCGGCCTGCGAATTCTCGCCTACGCCAGCAACGACGAGCCGCTGGAAAACACCAGCGCCGCCGAGCTGTACATGTTGCTCAGCGCCTTGCGCCAGCACTTCCAGCACATCGTCGTGAACCTCACCGGGCAGACCGACAGCGAAGCCTTGCGCACCTTTGTCAGCCACTGCGACAAGTTGCTCTGGTACACCGATCAGAACGTGCTCAACTGCCGACGCAACCTCGCCGTGCTCAATCTGTGGCGGGAAAAAGGCATGAAGCTCGACCACGGGCGTCTGCTGATCGACCGCTACCTGAGCAATGTCGCGCCCAACTCGGAAACCCTCGGCAAGACCTTCAATCTGGAAGTGATCGCCACACTGGCCCTCACCCCGGAAGTGCGCCTGAACGCGAAAAACCAGGGCGTGAGCCTGTTCGAACTGGCCCCGCGCGAAAAACTCACCCAGAGCCTGCGCGCTCTCGGCGAACGCCTGGCGAAACGTTCCGAAGGCCTGGCCAAGCCCAAAGTGACCTGGTTCGACCGCTTGCGAGGCACCTCATGA
- a CDS encoding type II and III secretion system protein family protein, which translates to MQSRSRPTFKPMLRALLLMGLSMDAALAAVGNCSALGRMPPVIEIGEGFQQDVQSPVAITRLAIGDPKIADVHANGSSSFLLTGVAPGATSLMVWTSCSSEPRQSMVFVQGAATAAMTATLPSDDPSLPSQVQTDIRFVEVSRTKLKEATASLIGTRGNFLFGSPGTLPPIDGVPQPRLPVDNSLFNFSWVGGKTMAIINALETSGFAYTLARPSLVALNGQSASFLAGGEIPIPVPSSGSDSVSIEYKEFGIRLTLTPTIIGRDRIALKVAPEVSELDFSNAVQIAGTTVPALTIRRTDTSVSLGDGESFVISGLISTTNSSQVNKFPGLGDIPVLGAFFKGSQIKREERELLMIVTPHLVQPLAADAQLPSLPGEKLRNYDPNFYRMFFLENGNFDKRSGLSQ; encoded by the coding sequence ATGCAGAGTCGTTCCAGGCCGACATTCAAACCCATGCTGCGCGCCCTGCTACTGATGGGCCTGTCGATGGACGCCGCGTTGGCGGCGGTCGGCAACTGTTCGGCACTGGGGCGCATGCCGCCGGTGATCGAAATCGGCGAAGGCTTTCAACAGGACGTACAGTCGCCGGTAGCGATCACCCGTCTGGCGATTGGCGATCCGAAAATCGCCGACGTGCACGCCAACGGCAGTTCGTCCTTTCTGCTCACCGGCGTTGCGCCCGGGGCCACCAGCCTGATGGTCTGGACGTCGTGCTCAAGCGAGCCGCGCCAAAGCATGGTCTTTGTTCAGGGCGCCGCCACTGCCGCCATGACCGCCACCCTACCCTCGGATGACCCGAGCCTACCGTCGCAAGTGCAGACCGATATTCGCTTCGTCGAAGTCAGCCGGACCAAACTCAAAGAAGCCACCGCCTCACTGATCGGCACGCGCGGCAACTTTCTGTTTGGTTCGCCCGGCACCCTGCCACCGATTGATGGTGTGCCGCAGCCCCGCCTGCCGGTGGACAATTCGCTGTTCAACTTCTCGTGGGTCGGCGGCAAGACCATGGCGATCATCAATGCGCTGGAAACCAGCGGCTTCGCCTATACCCTCGCGCGGCCAAGTCTGGTGGCGCTGAACGGGCAGAGCGCAAGCTTTCTGGCCGGCGGTGAAATTCCGATTCCGGTGCCCAGTTCCGGTAGCGACAGCGTGTCGATCGAATACAAGGAGTTCGGTATCCGCCTGACCCTGACGCCAACCATCATCGGCCGCGATCGCATCGCGTTGAAGGTCGCCCCGGAAGTCAGCGAACTGGACTTCAGCAACGCCGTACAGATTGCCGGCACCACTGTGCCGGCCCTGACCATCCGCCGCACCGACACCAGCGTGTCACTCGGCGATGGCGAAAGCTTCGTCATCAGCGGCTTGATCAGCACCACCAACAGCTCACAAGTGAACAAGTTTCCCGGCCTCGGCGACATCCCGGTGCTCGGTGCGTTTTTCAAAGGCTCGCAGATCAAGCGCGAAGAACGCGAACTGCTGATGATCGTCACCCCGCATCTGGTCCAGCCACTGGCCGCCGATGCGCAACTGCCGTCGCTACCGGGTGAAAAACTGCGTAACTACGATCCGAATTTCTACCGCATGTTCTTCCTTGAAAACGGCAACTTCGACAAGCGCAGCGGGTTATCGCAATGA